The Alistipes megaguti sequence TATTGGCATATTTGGCATAGTTGCAATGCGCAATCGTGAATATTTGCGTGTTGCATCGGCAAAAGATACATTTATACCCTGACCATTAGGGGTGATATTGGCTTTTCCCTCGATGTATTCATCCGTTCCTACAGCCTTGCCTTCTTTCAAAACTAATGTGCCGGCTTCCCATTTGTAGTTAGGGGCATAATATACATGAGGAAAGGTTGGCACTTCGTCTTCTTTATAAGACAGCTCTCCACTTGCCAATTCCCAGCTACTGCCATTATATTTAAAAGCAGCATACTTAGTCCCGAAAGTCTTACTTGTCATCTCCAGAAGCAACTCATCTCCTTCAGCCCATGAAGTCTTGCCTTCATCAGGTGTACCTATAGCACGAGTTTGTGAATCTCCGAATGCCGGAAATTCACCAACAACCAACTGTACGTTGTTCTTGCCCGTTGTTGCGGTTGTTTCTTCTATATCACTTGTGCATGACGCCATTACTATAGTAACGACAGCCAGCATGATGTATTGAAATATCTTGCGCATAGTTATATCCTCCATTGTTTATTTGAGTTCTTCTTCATTTGTCCAACCAGTCATATCATTTACACTGATTCGGGTTAGTTCCACTTTGTCTTTTCCTACATCGAGTTTATAGGTGTTGCGCTCGCCCTCTTTAAAGTCTGTATCTGACTTCATTTTAGCATGGAAGTTTTTATCGCCTATCTTGAATTTCAAGAAAATCTCGCCAGTTTTGTATGAACCAGGGATAACGATTGCTGAAAACATATCGCCGTCATGCTTACAGGCTTGTACCCAATCTGGATTACCTGTAGGTGTACTCATTTCAAATTGCCCATGGATTTGGTCTCTGCCAAATCTAACACTGTTGTGTTTAGAATACACTTGTGGTTCACTAATATCCATATTAGGATAATCTGCAGTACCAACATGATATACTATTGTAACCATAGACATACGATGCTTCATAGGAATGTCTACATAATCTTTAGGGACATCGTACCAATATCCGTTTATTAAATCTGCAGCTTTCAACTTAGTCTCATCACTTTGGTCTGTATGCAAATTATAGATATGAGGAATGTCTATATCAGAAGGATACCAAGCAATCAATTCGCATCTTCCCACTTTTTCCCAGCGAAGTCTTACGGTAGGTTCCCAACGGTATAACCCATTTTCTTCCACATATTTATATTCACCAGTTTTAGTAGTTTCATCACCGAAAATTTGCATTACCCTTATTCGGTCCTTATTCTCCCAAATGTTGCCAGCCCCTAATGTATTGACACGAGTCTGCATACCTCCAACAGAGAAAGTTGCATTGATTTCCTGCCCTTTCAGCGTAGGAGCCATATCTTCATTTTGCGTACATGCTGTAAAGCCCATAGCCATAAGGCCCATTACCGCATAGGAAATTCTTTGTTTTATCGTCTTCATAATCTTCAGTTTTTTATTGTTAGTGAGTTAGTGAGCGGCCAAGCTCACTAACCCTGTATTTCCTATTTTAGTACCTTATTTATCATTACAAAGCTATATCTGCATCTAAATCACTTGAATCACCATTTCCCCAAGGAACTATATTAGCATTTTCTATAGTAATCCCCGTATTTTTAACAGTTATGTTGTATGTATATTTTTTGCCACCTTCAAATTGTCCATTGGTGGATGGTGTTATAGGGGTTGTGTATTTTACTTCGCTATCATTCAACAACAAGTAAATCTCTATATCCATTTTATTGCTTTCAAGGCTTTGCGGCAACATGATATAAGCAAAACTTTCTTCACTTTCAAAAGGTACATCATTAAAAACACGAGTAAGAGTAGCTCTGTCACCAGCAGCTTCAACCGAACCTGTTCTTGTGTCAAATTTACCGCTTGTAAATATTCCTTTCATATTCAAGCGATTGAATTTATAATTGTTATCTTTGACACCCTGCCCTGGCTTAATTTTGAATTCAACCAAACTCATACAATGCTTAAAGCGATGTTCTGCATCTGTAAAATTCACAGTTGGAGATGCTTTACTTGCAGTAGCCCCTGAGGCAAAAAGTACATCTGCCTCACAAGGTAGGTTCGCTTCTACTTCAGCCATTATCCAATTCATTTTACCATCTGTCAAAAACTTCTTGTAAGGATAGTATGCACTAAACGTTGTCTCTTTGTTGTCCTTGAAATAGATGGTGTTATCATTGTCAGCAGCTTCAAAAGTACCATCCCCCTTTGTTGTTACATATTTTTTGTTGTCTCCTGTTGTATAGCCAGATGATGTGACATATACGCCAATGGCATCGCCTGCTGTCCAGCTGTTGTTGTCTGCAGTTCCACGGGTTTTGATATTGTTGGAAATGTCCGCCTGTACGGTAGCAGCAACAGGACCATTGTTGCCGATACCGTCTTCTTCGTTAGCGCAAGCTGCAAACAGCAATGCTGCGGCAGCAATGTATAAGAATCTAAATTTCTTCATATATCTTGTTATTTAAGAGTTGTTATTGTGCTATATGTTCATTATTGTCTCCTGCCTCTGTCCAAGGCTTAATGGTTCCAGAAATATCTACGGCAGAACGACTCAATTTTACTACTGTATAGTGGTATCTTTTTCCACCCTCAAGTTTTACAGGCATTGTCCATACGAAAGGAGCGTCGTAACCATTCTTGAGGTCAAACTCTATCACTCGGGTTGCTTCTTCTGTAGGGAGCAGGATTGCCTCATACAGCTTGCCAGCTTCGGTAGTTTTCATCGTGATGTCCGCAGGAGTTTCTTCACCAGAGATAGTTCCATCCACAAGATTGAAAGTGGCTTTGGTATTCTGACCTTTCACTGTCACAGTCATTTTCTTAAGGTCTTCTTGCGTGAGACCGTTACCTGGTTGAACCTCCAAAATAAGATTGCTTAACTTATGGAAGAACTTCAAGTCTACCTGTGGCGTAGCTTTGTTGCATCCAGTAGTCTTGGCATACATAAAGTCGATAGCTTCTTGTTTCCCTTGGTCTGTTACATCAAGTGCTACCTTGTAGTCATTGACAGTGGTCTTTGGATAGTAAGAATAGAAGTCCACATCTCCATCTATCGGGAAGAAAATAGTCTTACCACCAGAAACAGGTGAAAAGGCTATACTTCCATTTGACTGATAGCAAACATTGTCAACACCCTCTTTGATTACATCCGCAGAGAGTGTCTTGCCTGCTTCTGTCATGAAGATACCAATCTTGTCACCATCAGCCCAAGCTACACCAGCAGCACGGGTGTTTACGCTAATACCACCAGTAAACTGCACGGCTACCTTATCGTTCTGGGTAGAAGGTGCGGTGTCTTCTGTACTGCATGAAACCATTGCACCTGCCAAGAGTGCAAGGGCGAAAAACTTAGTCATCTTTTTCATATTATCAATATTTTAAAAGTTATTATTATTTTATTTCTACTTCATTGTTGAGGTTCGTCCAACCGTTGATGGTAGCTTCCAGATTCATCTTTGGCTGCATTTGGTTGTAGTTGAGTCGCAACTCATACTTTCCTCCAACCTTCATCGCAGGAGCGGTGATGTCATACTCTTGCAAGGTCCCATTAGGCAGCAAGAGGCGGAGATAAAAATGAGAGGCGGGGCTTCCCTGTATGGTCGGCATCAGCCGGATGACTTCTGATTGCAAAGTTGACTCAGTAGCCAAGATAGTAGGCATTTCCACTTCCGTTGGCTTTATGCTCGGCAACCCATAGTCGCCATCACCATTCTTCTGTGTAGGGAACAGACACCAGGCTGCATCTAATGCCTTACCACTCATTTCTGTACCTTTAGGTACATTCTCTATGATGATGGTCAGTTCGGCAAGCACGCTTTTGACAGGATTTTGCACCACATAGTTGCCTTCCTTGTTGTCAATCCTCACGTCGGTCACTCCGAAATAAGCATTATGGTTCACATCCTTAGGATTGGTCAAGCCTATCTGGATATTGTTCCAATTAGTCAAAGCCCTGGTCTGGTCAGTGGTGAAGAATGGCTCTATGAGATTGGTAATAGCCAATATCTGATAATGCCCTTCAGGAAGAGCGAAGCGTTGGCTTGCCGCCTCCTGCGCACTGCCATAATGTTTTTCCTCTACTAATGAACCGTCATCGGCATTGAATATCCAGAGTTTCACGTCCTTCACTTCCGTACCTTGGTCGGCTTCATCCGCCCAAGTGAGCGATACTGACAAACCACCCTCATCCTCACCATCATGAACATTATGGTCGCAACTTGCCAACAGGCATGGGACGCATAACAGCACCCATAACCAAATATTAAATCTTCTTTTTGCTTTCATTTTCTATCTTGTTTTATGGGTTACTTATGATTGTCTTTAGTCTCTACTCGGCGAGCCTTATCCGCATCTTGGGTGTCATCGCTACCATTTCCTATTGCAGTAATGCGATTAGCCTCTATGCCATTCTTCACAAGCCAAGTCTTTACGGCTTCTGCACGCTGGCGAGATATACGTTTATTGACAGTCACGCTGCCTTTTGTGTCACACCAACCTGTTACCGTCACCTTCATGTTCGGATTCTCTTTCAATGTTTTGAGAATATCATTCAATTTAGTCTCTTCATTTTGTTGGATGTCGATACTATTGAAGGTGAAATATATAACAGGGAAAGTCACCTTTGCAGATTCTTTTATGTCCTGTTCAACAACTTTTGTTTCAGCCTTATCCACAGTTTCTTTCAGGTTGACCTCCTCCGAAGAAGTTGGTTCCTGTTGTAGAACCTCCTTTTGTGGAACTGATGGAGTTTCTGCTACCTTGTTCTTCTTTTTAGAAAGGTTAATCCCTAATCTTACTCCACTTTCCCAAACAAAGTTGTTCTTATGCAGATGTTCTGGCATTCCGTCAATACGTTCGCCAGTAAGACGAGTCAAACCGGAATAGATGCCCAATTTCAGACATGAAGTCAGTTGGTAACCCACCTGCAAGTCTGCACCATAACCCAAATGCCAGTTGGTAGAACCTTTCATTACCTTGGCATCATCGGCTATAGTCTGGATATCAGCCTTGGTCGTTACTGCATATATATGAGGTGAAACAGCCAAATCCCATCGGCTGTTAGCTGTCTTGTGGAACAGTCCAAGGAGATTAACGTTCACTCTTGCCCCATACCAACCCATCCTGACATGGCTTTTCAGATTGGCATATTCCCAACTGTCCATGCCTAAGACACCTGCGTTGTAAAGCATACCGTCGCTACCCAACCAATAGTTACGTTCTACGCAACAGTCTTGTGCAGACAAGTTCATTTCTCCATACTTGGCAGATAACTCTGCCGAGAATATGGAGTTGAAACGATAGCCCCCATATAAGCCAGCAGCCCAACCGAGGTGCGTCTTGTCATGTCCGAAACTTGAGAAAGTAGAGAAACCGAAAGGCATTCCACCCTCAATACCGACGTACCAGCCTTGCGAAATAGTCTTTCCATCTTCTTTTACTTCTGCTTTCGCAAAAGAAAATGGAAGAATAAATGCAAGTATTGCTACCAGCAACCGATTTTTTGTTGTCAAATAATTTACCATATCATTCATTTGTTTTTTATCGTAAAGGTAAGGATCTGTCTCCAATTACAAGACAGGTATCCACCATAAAGCTAATTCATCCATTCTAACCGAAACTCACTCCAGGAAATACAAGAGGTTTGTCAGGAAGATAAATATGGATGCCAACAGCAAATAGATATAAAAGCGTTCTCTCTTGATGAAGTCACGAAAGCTATAGCGAGCCTTCCAATGATTCTCAAGATACATCCTGTACTCATGTATCATGGCATATCCCAAGATAATACCTAATATGAGTACAAACACCCCGATGATGATCAGGGCTAATTCTATCCTTGGCATAGTTTCTATTATTTCCTTCATGTTGCAAATATAGTGAATTTTTCCGAAAGAAGGTGCAGTTTTTCACTGTACAAGTGTCGCATTCCTACCAAAAAGGTGTCGCATTCGTAGGAATGCGACACCTTTTTGGCTGTTTTTCGATAAAATTTTTGCTTTTTCTTTGGTGCTTTACGAAAAAATGATTATGCTGAATTTGAATCATTTTGTGCTACATCTGTAGATTGGAAGTCTCTCCATTCTGTAGGAGAACAGCCTTCTTTTGTCTTGAAGATTCGGTAAAGATGAGTTCGACAAGAGAATCCACACTCGGCTGAAATGATGTCGTTGTTATAATCTGGATATTCCAACATCATCTTTTTTGCAGCGTTGAGACGTATTTCGCTGAGCCATATTCGGAAGTTAGAGTGCAAGTATTGATCGAAAAACAGGCTCAATTCGTTCTTTGATATACAAAGTGTGCGAGAAAGCGTCAACATGTTTACATTACAATCCTTATAGCCCAAATCCATACACCATTGGTCAAGACTGTTTTGGATAAAGTTTCTGCGCTCCTCAGACAATTGCTGTAAAGGTTTCTTCTCTCCGCTTCGTTGATTTTCCTCTTCTTTATCCAATAGCTCTTCTGTTGGAATATAACTGCTGCCGAGAGCTATAAACGTAAGATTGAAGAACAACAAGGCAAGCAATACGGCAGGACCTACTATATATAACAAGGTAGTAGAAAAGATGGCAACTGGCATAGCGAGAACTGCGAGCCATAGAATGACTACACTTGCACGCGAATATCTTACGTAAGGCAACAAATCCGTTGCCGCCATTGTCTCCAACATATTTTTACGCCTAATCATCTCCTGAATAATCATGTATATGCAATAGAAAACACTTACGCAAAACAGAGTCAGCATCAGATAAAGCCCCTCTCTGATATACAGGCTATGATGAAGACTGATACCCACGCAAAAGACCACAATGATGGCAGTATAAATGCCACTACACATCAGTATCATCTTTCTGAGGTTGGAACGTGTGGCCTCTATGTTGTAGATTCCCATGGAGATAAGCGAAAAACAGGGCGTATAGACGAGAATGTTAACGACTGCCCCAAGACTGTCGTCAGCAGCACGGAAGCCGAACCCCATCTGAATGACATATTGTATCGCCAATCCTATTAAGGCGATAACAATCATCCATCGTGAACGCTCATACCGCTTGTTCTCCCATCTTACATGCAGATGAGAGAGTGCCACGAAGAAGGCATTGACAAGCATGAATATGAAACATGCAAACTGAAAAAGAAATAATGAATCCATAGGCTTCTTATCTTAAGTTTACTTTCTTGTATTTTTGATTACTTGCTGTAGGATTATCTGGATTAGTCATCTGCAAATACCCTGCTGCAACAAGGGATGTGATGTAACGCTCACGGTTCTTGGAATGCATACTGACACCAATTCTGTCAAGTATCTCTTTGGTTGTACGAGGTACGGAACAGAAGTTTACAATATCCTTTTCCTTGTTCGTCAATGTTACCCTTTTTGTGTCTAAGTCGGTGTCAGAGTGTCTAAGTCCGGTATCTAAGTTGGTGTCAGAGTGTCTAAGTCCGGTGTCTAAGTTGGTGTCAGAGTGTCTAAGTCCAGTATCTAAGTTGGTGTCAGAGTGTCTAAGTCCAGTGTCTAAGTCTTCGACTTGGTTACTTTCTCCTCTCCAAACCGTGATGACAAATTCCTGTGCCTTGTCATTATTCATAAACGTGACATTGATATTTTCGTCCAGTGCACGAGTGATGCCACTGCCCACACCTGTGTATGGCAGCAAGTATATGGCATTGTTAAAAAGGAACATATTGCGAGGCATAGAAGTTCCAGCCTTGATGTCATCAATAGTGAGTCCGTTAGGCAATGCACCAGGACTGTGAATCTCAACACGATTGTCGAAAATGAAAATGCGAACAGGGGCTTTCATGTTCAACGAACGGTGTACAAGGCTGTTTACTGTGAACTCAACCAAACTGGTGTAAGGTATTTCCAACTTACCCATGCTGTTGAATTCATCTCCCACCTGCACATTATGTAGGTTACGAGTGAAGAAATCCATGATAGTGTCATATTGATGAAGCAGATTCCCCTCCATATCTGCATCATTCACCTTGTCACGAAAAACCTTGCTGCCAACGCTGTTGCCTGCAAAACAGATACACTTGGCTGTCATCATTGGCATCCAACGTTGGGTGTATTTGCCAAACAGAAGCATGGCAGCAACGGTTAGTGTACCATCAGGACGGATAAATCGCAGGTTACGAAGTATCTTCTCACAGTCATGTCCCTTAGCTATGGCAGAGCATATCATATCAAGTGATGCTTCTTTAAAAGCGTCACCTGTCAAGCCTTTCTTCTCCAACACTCTCTCAAAACGGTTGCCAAGAAACTGCTTGATGGTCGTTGCATCAAGGTCGTTGATAGTTGCATCCCTAACACCAGCCTCGTCTGGTGCAAAACTACCGCAGTCGGTCATCATTTCTGCAAGTTCTGCATTATCGAACACTTTACGCTTGTCGGCACCATTCTTCACCCATACGATTCCCTTGTTGTCATGATAAGGCTTGTTGAGTCCTTCCTTCACAGTAGCAACAACCAAGTTGCCATCCTCGACTTCAACAGTATCTATCTTTATCAGAATGGATGGCACTACGTTTTCAGAAGCAATGTCACTCAACAAGTTGGTAGTTTCTTGTACCTCAGAATAC is a genomic window containing:
- a CDS encoding fimbrillin family protein, whose protein sequence is MKTIKQRISYAVMGLMAMGFTACTQNEDMAPTLKGQEINATFSVGGMQTRVNTLGAGNIWENKDRIRVMQIFGDETTKTGEYKYVEENGLYRWEPTVRLRWEKVGRCELIAWYPSDIDIPHIYNLHTDQSDETKLKAADLINGYWYDVPKDYVDIPMKHRMSMVTIVYHVGTADYPNMDISEPQVYSKHNSVRFGRDQIHGQFEMSTPTGNPDWVQACKHDGDMFSAIVIPGSYKTGEIFLKFKIGDKNFHAKMKSDTDFKEGERNTYKLDVGKDKVELTRISVNDMTGWTNEEELK
- a CDS encoding fimbrillin family protein — translated: MKKFRFLYIAAAALLFAACANEEDGIGNNGPVAATVQADISNNIKTRGTADNNSWTAGDAIGVYVTSSGYTTGDNKKYVTTKGDGTFEAADNDNTIYFKDNKETTFSAYYPYKKFLTDGKMNWIMAEVEANLPCEADVLFASGATASKASPTVNFTDAEHRFKHCMSLVEFKIKPGQGVKDNNYKFNRLNMKGIFTSGKFDTRTGSVEAAGDRATLTRVFNDVPFESEESFAYIMLPQSLESNKMDIEIYLLLNDSEVKYTTPITPSTNGQFEGGKKYTYNITVKNTGITIENANIVPWGNGDSSDLDADIAL
- a CDS encoding fimbrillin family protein, encoding MKKMTKFFALALLAGAMVSCSTEDTAPSTQNDKVAVQFTGGISVNTRAAGVAWADGDKIGIFMTEAGKTLSADVIKEGVDNVCYQSNGSIAFSPVSGGKTIFFPIDGDVDFYSYYPKTTVNDYKVALDVTDQGKQEAIDFMYAKTTGCNKATPQVDLKFFHKLSNLILEVQPGNGLTQEDLKKMTVTVKGQNTKATFNLVDGTISGEETPADITMKTTEAGKLYEAILLPTEEATRVIEFDLKNGYDAPFVWTMPVKLEGGKRYHYTVVKLSRSAVDISGTIKPWTEAGDNNEHIAQ
- a CDS encoding FimB/Mfa2 family fimbrial subunit, whose product is MKAKRRFNIWLWVLLCVPCLLASCDHNVHDGEDEGGLSVSLTWADEADQGTEVKDVKLWIFNADDGSLVEEKHYGSAQEAASQRFALPEGHYQILAITNLIEPFFTTDQTRALTNWNNIQIGLTNPKDVNHNAYFGVTDVRIDNKEGNYVVQNPVKSVLAELTIIIENVPKGTEMSGKALDAAWCLFPTQKNGDGDYGLPSIKPTEVEMPTILATESTLQSEVIRLMPTIQGSPASHFYLRLLLPNGTLQEYDITAPAMKVGGKYELRLNYNQMQPKMNLEATINGWTNLNNEVEIK
- a CDS encoding OmpA family protein, whose protein sequence is MVNYLTTKNRLLVAILAFILPFSFAKAEVKEDGKTISQGWYVGIEGGMPFGFSTFSSFGHDKTHLGWAAGLYGGYRFNSIFSAELSAKYGEMNLSAQDCCVERNYWLGSDGMLYNAGVLGMDSWEYANLKSHVRMGWYGARVNVNLLGLFHKTANSRWDLAVSPHIYAVTTKADIQTIADDAKVMKGSTNWHLGYGADLQVGYQLTSCLKLGIYSGLTRLTGERIDGMPEHLHKNNFVWESGVRLGINLSKKKNKVAETPSVPQKEVLQQEPTSSEEVNLKETVDKAETKVVEQDIKESAKVTFPVIYFTFNSIDIQQNEETKLNDILKTLKENPNMKVTVTGWCDTKGSVTVNKRISRQRAEAVKTWLVKNGIEANRITAIGNGSDDTQDADKARRVETKDNHK
- a CDS encoding helix-turn-helix domain-containing protein; protein product: MDSLFLFQFACFIFMLVNAFFVALSHLHVRWENKRYERSRWMIVIALIGLAIQYVIQMGFGFRAADDSLGAVVNILVYTPCFSLISMGIYNIEATRSNLRKMILMCSGIYTAIIVVFCVGISLHHSLYIREGLYLMLTLFCVSVFYCIYMIIQEMIRRKNMLETMAATDLLPYVRYSRASVVILWLAVLAMPVAIFSTTLLYIVGPAVLLALLFFNLTFIALGSSYIPTEELLDKEEENQRSGEKKPLQQLSEERRNFIQNSLDQWCMDLGYKDCNVNMLTLSRTLCISKNELSLFFDQYLHSNFRIWLSEIRLNAAKKMMLEYPDYNNDIISAECGFSCRTHLYRIFKTKEGCSPTEWRDFQSTDVAQNDSNSA
- a CDS encoding RNA-binding domain-containing protein, translated to MMDDILKQINAGEVSWVQFKERILDKYDIACELVAFSNSHGGKLVVGIKDKTGEINALSYSEVQETTNLLSDIASENVVPSILIKIDTVEVEDGNLVVATVKEGLNKPYHDNKGIVWVKNGADKRKVFDNAELAEMMTDCGSFAPDEAGVRDATINDLDATTIKQFLGNRFERVLEKKGLTGDAFKEASLDMICSAIAKGHDCEKILRNLRFIRPDGTLTVAAMLLFGKYTQRWMPMMTAKCICFAGNSVGSKVFRDKVNDADMEGNLLHQYDTIMDFFTRNLHNVQVGDEFNSMGKLEIPYTSLVEFTVNSLVHRSLNMKAPVRIFIFDNRVEIHSPGALPNGLTIDDIKAGTSMPRNMFLFNNAIYLLPYTGVGSGITRALDENINVTFMNNDKAQEFVITVWRGESNQVEDLDTGLRHSDTNLDTGLRHSDTNLDTGLRHSDTNLDTGLRHSDTDLDTKRVTLTNKEKDIVNFCSVPRTTKEILDRIGVSMHSKNRERYITSLVAAGYLQMTNPDNPTASNQKYKKVNLR